One genomic region from Cicer arietinum cultivar CDC Frontier isolate Library 1 unplaced genomic scaffold, Cicar.CDCFrontier_v2.0 Ca_scaffold_6423_v2.0, whole genome shotgun sequence encodes:
- the LOC101493708 gene encoding uncharacterized protein, with the protein MAYWSAEKATKACLSTLEMGPKAKEPGVAEFISAEAAGYNAQLMVVACGGPADTTTLALVAAAHQTGGNVICIVPNHQDLISSKNFLGIFANQVQFMVGKEGQEIIMVLNQADFVLIDCNFMNHEEIVKLVQIGGNMQKGIVVVGYNAFSCKGWSIWRSCGSKTKLLPIGEGLLVTRFRENWVSPKCGCGMNKSRGRWVVKVDKYTGEEHIYKIRVPRGKVI; encoded by the coding sequence gGCCCAAAAGCAAAGGAACCAGGTGTAGCTGAATTTATTTCAGCAGAAGCAGCTGGATACAATGCACAACTAATGGTTGTGGCATGTGGTGGTCCAGCTGACACAACAACACTTGCATTAGTAGCTGCTGCTCACCAAACTGGTGGAAATGTAATTTGCATTGTCCCTAATCATCAAGATCTAATTTCCTCAAAAAATTTCCTAGGAATTTTTGCAAATCAAGTTCAATTCATGGTTGGAAAAGAAGGTCAAGAAATAATTATGGTGTTAAACCAAGCTGATTTTGTGCTAATTGATTGTAACTTCATGAATCATGAAGAGATTGTTAAATTGGTACAAATTGGTGGGAATATGCAAAAGGGTATAGTTGTTGTTGGTTATAATGCATTTAGTTGTAAAGGGTGGTCAATTTGGAGGTCATGTGGATCAAAAACTAAATTGCTTCCTATTGGAGAAGGGTTATTGGTGACAAGATTTAGAGAAAATTGGGTTAGTCCTAAATGTGGATGTGGAATGAACAAGAGTAGAGGTCGTTGGGTTGTTAAGGTTGATAAATACACTGGTGAAgaacatatttataaaattagggTTCCAAGAGGGAAAGTTATTTAA